GTCCTGCCACACCGGCCCGAACAGGCAACGACGCCACCACCATCCGACGATCGCGAAGGCATCTGCGGACAAGAACGCCCCTGCCGACCCCACTGCCGCTCCAGGCGCAGCCGCACGCGGTGGGCGCGCACCGTCTCCGGCAGCCGCCGCACATCGACCGCTTGTGTGCCTACCTGCCGGACGTGGCTGAACCGGTCGTGTCGCCGGCAGATCGTCCACACATCCGGCCTCACCAGCCACACTGCCGTCTCGGATGCGCCGCGCCGGGCCGCGCACAGAGGACAGGCGGGCACCAGATAGTGCGGCAGCGGCTGCCAGGGCCAGTCCCACCGGGCCTGCTGTCCCGGCAGCAGATGCGGCTCCCGCAGATGCGGCAGCGCCCGGCGCAGCCGCGGCCAGTTCATCTGCACCATCACCGCCAGCCGGTCGACGGCGGCACGGCTGAGGAACACCTCAGCCAGATGCGGCGCCAGTGCCTGCTGCCCGGGCGGGCCCGCACCCAGCTCGCCGAGCAGAAAGTCCACCGACACCCCCTGCACGGCGGCCACCCGGGACAGATACGACGCGTTGGACTCGCCCGCCAGCAGCAGCACACGCCGCGCCGCCAGTCTCCCGCCGTACACCGTTCCCCACCCTCCTTGCGCCCCGGCATCGGCCGATCCGCCGCTCGCCGCACCGCGCCGTGGTCTGTCGGCCCACGGTCGCCGCCCCTCCTTACCACGCCATCCGTGCCCTGCCCATCAACTTCACCCGCACGGATGACAAACGGACGCAGACGAGCCCGCGCCACGCCTGCCGCGCGGCATCCTGCCGGGGATCCTCACCGCGCCGGCCCAGGGGGAGCCGCCCGTGCTGCACGATGCCGTTACCCGCCTGCCCAGCCAGCTGTGGACGCCGCAGCGGGACGCCGCCGACTGCGTCCTCAACGCCTTCGCCATGGGCGCCGAACGCCAACTCGTCGTCATGCCGTGCGGCACCGGGAAGACCCACCTGGCCGTCCACATCGCCCACGAAATCGCCCCGAACAGCCGCAGTCTGGTCGTGGTGCCCACCCTCGACCTGCTCACCAGACCGCCCGCGTCTGGTACGACGCCGGCCGCAAGGGAACCTACCTGGGACTGTGCTCGGACAAGGAGACATCCGAGGCCGCGCTCGCCGGGGTCCTCACCCTGACCCGCGACCCGCTGACCTGACTGCCCGGCTGCGCGCCGCCGACGGCCCGACGAGCGTGTTCGTCACCTACCAGTCGCTGCACAAACTCCCCCCGGCCCACCAGGAGCATCTGCTGCCGCGCTGGGACCTCATCGTCGTCGACGAAGCGCACCGCACCGCCGGCGCCCGCAACAAACGCTGGGGCATCGTCCACGACAACGACGCCATCCCGGCGCGCCACCGGCTCTACCTCACCGCCACCCGCGCATCTGGGACGTCACAAAGGCATCACCGCCGAGCCGGTCGCCTCCATGGACGACGTCACCCTGTACGGCAAAGTGGCCTACCGCTACTCCCTGCCCAGGCCATCCACGAAGGCCGCCTGGCCGACTACCGCATCGCCGCCCGGAGATCCACGACCCGCAGCTGGCGCGGCACTGGCCTTGAACGGCCGCCGCTGCCTGCGTACCCCCCAGGGCGACGCCATGCGCGTCGCGGCCGGACAGCTGGCCCTGTTCGAGGCACGGGCCCGGCACGGCATCCGCCGCACCGTCGTCTTCAGCCGCAGCATCGTGCCAGTGCGACGCGTCGCCGAGACCCTCCCCGAAACCGCTGCCATCTCCCGGCGCCACGCCGACGGCCTGTGGACGGCCGCCATCCACTCCGGCCACTCGCGGGCGCTGCCGCAAAGAACGCACCGACCGGTTCGCCAGCCCCGCCTCCCGCCGGCCCGCGGCACCCTGGGTGACCTGAACGTGCTGTGCAACGTCCGGCTGTGCGTGGAAGGCGTCGACTTCCGCTGGCCGACTCCGTGCTCTTCACCGACCCCAAACGCTCCACTATCGACATCGTGCAGGCCATCGGCGTGCGCTGCGCATCGCCCCCGGCACCGACAAGATCGCCACCTTGATCATTCCTGTGGTGTTCGGCCCTGGGCAGCGTCCCGAGGAGGCCACTTCGCACCCCCTACCACCTCCTGCACCAGGTGATGATCGCTCTGCGGGCGTACGACGAGCACGTGTTCGTCGCCTGCCCGTCAGCGGCCCGGCCAGCCGGCTCAGCACAACGACATCGCCATCCGTCCGCCGCGCGCGGGAGATCGCCCCCACTCATGCTGCGGATCATGGAGCCCGAGCCCGACGTCTGGGACACCGGCATGGCCGCCGCCCAGCAGTACTTCGACGACCAGGGCCATTTGAACGTCCCCAGTAACTACATCGACGCAGCCGGGTTCCACCTCGGCTGCTGGCTCGGCTACCAGCGCGCCCTCAAACTGGCCGGCAACCTCAACCCCGCCCGCACCGCAGCCCTCGCGACCTGCAGATGACCTGGAGCCACCCCAAGGGCAGCACCGAGCCTACCTTCCACCTCGCCAGGCCTACGCGAGCGAACACGGGCACCTGCTCGCCGAGCCCGCACATAAATTCCGGGGCCGCCCGCTGGGGCAGTGGCTCGCCGAGCAGCGCCAGGCCGCCGCCGACGGCACACTGCCTCCGCCCTACGAACGCGCGCTCAAAGACATCGACCCCGTACTGGACCCCTCCTGGCCCCGCGAATGGCAGCGCATGTGCACCCGGCGCCCGAGCCGGGCGCCTGACCATCCCGGCGGCCCGCTGCCCACCCACGCGGACGACCTCACCCGCTGGCTGGACGAACAGTTCGACGCCTTCCCACCCTCACCAAAGGCCAGCAGAGCCAACTCGCGGCGCTTGCCCTGCGGCACGACCGCTGGCCCTCGCCCTGCGCCGCCCCCACGGCCACCAGGCCCGCACCCACGCCCAGGGCCTACGGGCCGCGCGGCGCTTCTTCCGCCGCCACCAGCACCTGCGCGTCCCGGCGACTACGCCGACGACCACGGCGGCACCCGCTTCCCGCTGGGCCGGTGGATCGCCGACCTGCGCATCATGGTCGGCGAAGGACTCCTCAACCACGAAGAGATCGACTCCGTCGAAGCCCTGGCCATGGAATGGCTCCCCGGACTCGCCTGCGACAACGCCCCGGCCGCGCTGCCGGCAACCCCCACGACCGCCACGCTACCGGCCGACACCGCCAAGCCCACGCCGCCACCCGATCTCGCCCAACCTAGCAGGCACCACCCGGCGTTCTGGATCGCCGACCGCCAGTCGGCACCTTCGGCACTCTCCGAGGTGCTGCTCCACGGCGGCCGGCGCCAGCTCCTCAGCCTGCCGGCCGGAGCAGGCAAAACCATGATCGCGGCGACCCTGGCCAGCAAGACCGCGAGCCCCGTCTGCCTGGTTCTCGGCCCCGACCCGACCTACCTCCACCATGTGGTCAAGACCTGGCGCCTGGTGCGCCCGGGGCCGCTGGCCGCCCTCAACATGCGGCCCACCCGCAACGGCAATGCAGGCACCACCCTGGCCAGCGCGGGTGACCTGGCCGACTGGATGACCCAACAGCCCCCGGGATCCCTCGTCCTGGCCCGTTACCGTGATGCAGGACTCATCGCCGAAAGCCACCGCGACCACGACCTGCCCCCTGGGACCACCTGATCGTCGAGGAAGCCCACCGCACCGCCGAAGGCATCATCGACCCGCACCACCCACACGCCACGATCCACTACGACGACGGCATCCTCGCCCACAGCCGCCTCTACCTGACAGCCACCCCCTGCATCCCCTACCAACTCCCGTCCACGCCGACCAGATGTGGGACGCCTGGGCCGTCAACATGCCCAACCAGCCGA
The sequence above is a segment of the Streptomyces griseoviridis genome. Coding sequences within it:
- a CDS encoding DEAD/DEAH box helicase family protein yields the protein MFVTYQSLHKLPPAHQEHLLPRWDLIVVDEAHRTAGARNKRWGIVHDNDAIPARHRLYLTATRASGTSQRHHRRAGRLHGRRHPVRQSGLPLLPAQAIHEGRLADYRIAARRSTTRSWRGTGLERPPLPAYPPGRRHARRGRTAGPVRGTGPARHPPHRRLQPQHRASATRRRDPPRNRCHLPAPRRRPVDGRHPLRPLAGAAAKNAPTGSPAPPPAGPRHPG
- a CDS encoding TniQ family protein — translated: MLLLAGESNASYLSRVAAVQGVSVDFLLGELGAGPPGQQALAPHLAEVFLSRAAVDRLAVMVQMNWPRLRRALPHLREPHLLPGQQARWDWPWQPLPHYLVPACPLCAARRGASETAVWLVRPDVWTICRRHDRFSHVRQVGTQAVDVRRLPETVRAHRVRLRLERQWGRQGRSCPQMPSRSSDGGGVVACSGRCGRTGRGGRTCS
- a CDS encoding helicase associated domain-containing protein is translated as MEPEPDVWDTGMAAAQQYFDDQGHLNVPSNYIDAAGFHLGCWLGYQRALKLAGNLNPARTAALATCR
- a CDS encoding DEAD/DEAH box helicase family protein, with the translated sequence MLHDAVTRLPSQLWTPQRDAADCVLNAFAMGAERQLVVMPCGTGKTHLAVHIAHEIAPNSRSLVVVPTLDLLTRPPASGTTPAAREPTWDCARTRRHPRPRSPGSSP